The DNA region GCGGGCAACTAATTCCGAAGCAACTAAAATTTGAATTTTTGCTTCTTGAAACTTTTTCATAACTTGATTACGCTTACTTTGTGACAATTCGCCATGAATTGCTTCTACTTCTAAGCCTTTAGCTGCTAGAAAGCCTTCGATTTCTTTCACCACTTCTTTACTAATACAAAAAATCATTAACAAATAAGGATTTAAGCGTTCAATTAGATTAAGTAACAACCCTTTTTTATTTTCTCCTGCCACTTTAATAGCGATTTGACGAATATTTTCCACTGTAGGATTTTCCTCACTTAAAGACACTACATATGGATTGAGCATAATTTTTTTAGCAAGTTGCTTGACAATATCAGGCAAAGTGGCCGAACACATCATGTTTTGCCGCTCTTTTGGCAAGTTATCAACTACCAAATTAATATCCTCCAAAAAACCTCGTTGCAACATTTCATCTACTTCATCTAACACGAAGAACTTTATCGCGCCAAGATTAGTATTCTTACTCCGCAAATGGTCTTGAATTCTGCCTGGAGTGCCAACAATGATATGCACTACATTTTTCAGTTTCGTCTCTTGTGAGTTTTTATCTCGCCCACCACAGACATTTGCAACTCTAATTTCTGTACCAATAACTAATTTCTTAATTTCTTGATAAATTTGCAAACTTAATTCTCTTGTAGGTGTTAAAATTAGCACCTGCAAATAAGGCTTACTCGTATCAATTTTTTTCAATGCTGGGATGACAAACGCTAAGGTTTTTCCCGTACCAGTTTGCGCCTGCACTAAAACATCGCGACCAGTGAATAATACTGGAATAACTTTTTCTTGAACTGGTGTCGCCTGCTTAATCCCCTGTGTTTGCAATATTTCTACAATCCTAGTATCTACCTTTAAGTCAGTAAAAGTCTTTTGCATAAAATATCCCTCCTTACGTTAAAAAATTGCAATGAAAAAAAGCGTCCCTTTGGACGCTATTCACTAGCTAAAAAGTTGGTGCCGAGGACCGGAATCGAACCGGTACGGGTCTCACGACCCGAGGGATTTTAAGTCCCTTGCGTCTGCCAGTTCCGCCACCCCGGCACATTATTCAATTTGGAGGCGGCACCCAGATTTGAACTGGGGATAAAGGTTTTGCAGACCTCTGCCTTACCACTTGGCTATGCCGCCTCAAAGTTTTTGGAGCGGAAAACGAGATTCGAACTCGCGACCCTCGCCTTGGCAAGGCGATGCTCTACCGCTGAGCTATTTCCGCATATTGTGGTGCCACAGGGCGGAATCGAACCGCCGACACGAGGATTTTCAGTCCTCTGCTCTACCGACTGAGCTACCGTGGCATTTTATATAGTATGGCGACCCGGATGGGACTCGAACCCACGACCTCCGCCGTGACAGGGCGGCATTCTAACCAACTAAACTACCGGGCCTCGCTGAACTACATATGTTATTATATAGAAAAACAGCTAGGTTGTCAACACCTTTTTTTGAATTTTTTTCAATGTTTTTCTATATATATTAAACTCCGCCTCCCAAGGTATTCGATAGCTCTTATACTTATTTGTTAGATGCTAAAACACTATATAATTCATAACCACCACTCAGATTATAAGTTTCTATAAAACCATTCTGTTGTAAAATTCTTTGCGCGATATAACCTCTTAATCCCACTGCGCAATAGATAAAAATTTTCTTATGGGGTTCTAGTTCCGCAATACGTCCACGCAAATCATCTAAGGGAATATTAATTGCCGCACTTAGATGTCCTTGCTGATATTCGCTTTTGCTACGAACATCCAATAAAATATCCGTTGTTTGAACGCGGGCTAAATCCTCTGGATAAAAAAATTTACTTTTGCCTAACAAAACATTTTCGGCAACATAGCCAGCCATATTAACAGGATCTTTGGCCGAATTAAATGGTGGGGCATAAGCTAATTCCAGTTCTGTTAGTTCTTGCACTGTCAATTGATGTCTTACCGCGCTCGCCAAAACATCAATACGCTTATCTACACCTGTGCCCCCTACTATTTGTGCCCCTAACACAACACCAGTAGGCGTATACAGTAATTTTATAAACATTGTACTCGCCCCTGGATAATAACGCGCATGGTTTGCGCTATATGTATAAGACTTTAAGTAGTTAATTTTATTTTGCTGTAAACTTTCTTCACTTTCCCCTGTTACAGCTACTACCAAATCAAAAGCTTTCAAAATAGCCGTCCCTTGTGAACCGGGATATTGTTGCTTACTGCCACAAATAATATCTGCTAGTAACCTTGCTTGGCGATTAGCTGGTGAAGCCAACGGAATATTTCTCTTCGCACCCGTAAAACAAAGATGCTCTACGGCATCACCTAAAGCATACACATCTTGCACATTAGTGCGTAAATTTGCATCTACAATAATCTGCCCCAAAGCATTTAAAGCTACACCCGAGTTCTTTAAAAAACCAGTATCGGCTTGAACACCAATACTCATAATTACCAAGTCCGCCGCAATTTTTTCACCATTTTCCAAGCACACAAATTCTGGCGTTATTTCTGTTACCCGACTCTTTAAAAACAACTTAAGTCCTCGCTCGCGCAAATAATTTTGCAAATGCGCCGCTACTTCCAAGTCAATACTCGCAATCAAATGGGTATTTGCCTCAACTATTTGCACTTGATAGCCTAGATGCTGCAAATTTTCCGCCATTTCAATGCCTATATAGCCACCACCAATAACTACTGCTGTTCCTGTTTTCTGTTTATCTGTAAATTCTTTGATTTTATAAGTATCAGGGATATTCCTTAAAGTAAATACATGTGCTAAATCAGCCCCAGCAAACTTCGGAGTTATGGGTTTCGCACCTGGCGAAAGAATTAACTTATCATAACTTTCCCAATACTCAACTTGAGTTTGATGATTATAAACTTTAACCCGTTTTAAGGTAGTGTCTAATTCTACTACCTCACTGAAAGTTCGCACATCTACATTAAATCGTTTGCCAAACCCTTGGGGCGTTTGTATCTGCAACGCGCATTTATCAGTAATTACATCGCCAATATAATAAGGCAACCCACAATTAGCAAAGGATATATACTCGCCTTTTTCAAACATTATAATTTGAAATTGTTCACTATTTCTGCGGAGCCGTGCACACACCCCTGCGCCCCCTGCCACACCACCAACAACTAAGATTTTCATAAATCTCACACCTCCATATCAGTGCTTTTAAAGCCTATTGGCAACAACTCGGACAACTTATGTTGCACTACTGTACCCGCCAAATTACTCCGATATACAGTTTTTATCCCAAATTCCTGCATAACCTGACGGCAAGCTCCGCAAGGCACCACAGGTTCTTGGGTATCAGCTACCACTAGAATTTCACTTAAATTCTGTTCTCCTTGTGCAATCGCCTGAAAGATGGCGTTGCGTTCTGCACAACTAGTAAGTCCGTAAGAGGCATTCTCTACATTACAGCCTAGATATATTTGCCCGGACTTACCCCTTACAGCTGCCCCAACTTTAAATTTCGAATAAGGAGCATAGGCATTTTCTCGAACCTGTATCGCTTGTTTAAGTAGTGTTTTCAAACTATCACCCCAACTATCGATATATTGCCAATTTTGCCAAAACTCGTTCTTCCTGTTCCCGCATAACTTTCTTGTCTGCTTCTTGCATATGATCATAGCCTAATAAATGTAAAAACCCATGAATAAGCAGATACGCCAATTCTCGTTCTAAACTGTGTCCATACTCTAGAGCTTGCTCTTGCGCTCTTTCTAAACTGACAATGATATCCCCCAACAGATGCTCTTCGCCTGGTAATACGGGAAACTCTTCCCCTTCATCTAAGGCAAAAGATAACACATCCGTAGCACTATCTATTTGTCGATATTCCGCATTAATCTGCCTAATTTCCGCATTATCCACTAAAGTTATACCCACTTCACAAGCTTTGTCTAATTCATAAACAGCCGCAGCTTGCTCTAAAACACTTTTTACCAACTGTTCCATTACCAAATCATATTCTATTTTATCTTGTTCATTATTTATTATAACTTTCATTTCTTAACCGCCTATAACCAGCCAAAACGAATTGCCATATTATAAAACACAAATGCTAAAAAACAAAAAACCAATACTCGATGCATCATCAATTCTAATTTAGTCTTAGGTTCTTTACCTATTACCAATTCTTTTTCATCCATCATTTTTACCTCCACAAATTAAGCTAAATTATCAATTTAATTCTATCATAAAAATCTTGTTCTGTCTGTGTCTATCTCACTTAAGAAATCTTTTTCCGACTCTTGACTTTTAAGTTTTTCCAGCTTATAATCATAGACAACTTAATAATATGAAGCGATGAGAGAAAGAGTAGCTATAATTTTTTTCACAGAGAGTCAGTAGCGGTGGAAGCTGATATTAAAAGTTGTAGTGAAGTTCATTCTTGAGCTGTTAACCCGAAACTCTTAGTAAGGTTAACCGTTTCCTGCGTTAAAGGTTCGAGTGAATATATTTATTCAAAAAATGGGTGGTACCGCGGCTATGTTCGTCCCAAAGCTGACGGTATTTTTTTGTTTTTCTGAGGATAAATATATTAATTTGGGTGGTACCACGGTTATGATAATCGTCCCTTGTTTACGGGACGATTTTTTTATTTATATTTTGAGGAGGAATCACAAATGTCTTTACCCTTATTAATTATTTTAGTGTACATTGTGCTCTTATTTGCAATTAGCTTTTGGGCCAAAAAAAGAAGTTCTGGTTGTGCCGAAAATTATAGCCTAGCTGGACGGCAGCTTTCCACTCCCTTGATTGCTGTTTCCATCATTGGTCTAGCGGTCGGCGGCGCTTCTACCATCGGTGTTTCCGAACACGCCTTTCGTGTCGGTATCTCTGCCGGTTGGTATACCATCGCTTGGGGTATTGGTGCTATTACCATGGGCGTACTATTAGCTAAAAAATACCGCCAACAAAACATCACTACAATTTCTGAGTTAATCGAAAAACATCATGATAAAAAAGCTGTAGTGTTAGGCGTAATTTGTCAAATCGTAATTCAAATGGTTATTATTTCCTTACAATATATTGCCGGCGGCAGCATTCTCCACGCACTACTGCCAGAAATTTTCGATTTAAAGACGGGCATGATTGTCAGCGCGATTGTTTTTATCGGCATCACTTTCATTGGTGGCATGTGGTCCGCCAGTCTCTCCAATATTCTTAACATCGTCTTAATCTACGGTGGAATCACGCTAGCAACTTTTACGCAAACCAATAATTTAGGCGGTTTGCAAAACATAACCTTAGCTTTACCACAAAATGTACCTTGGTTCGACCCCATAGCCGGTGTGGGCTTAAAAGGGATTTTCAGTTGGATTGTAGTAATGGTTACGGTAAATCTTTCTTTGCAAAGTATTATCCAAATTTCTTTAGGGGCTAAAGATGAGGCTACTTCCAAAAAAGGCTTCATCATCGGGGGGATTTTAATGATTCCCATTGGCTTTATGGCTGCCCTCTTAGGGGTTTGCGCTAAAGCTGTTCACCCCGAATTAACTCCTGCAGTAGCATTGCCTCAAGTTATCATGCAACTAGAACCTTTACTTGCCGGCATAACCTTAGCTGCTCTCTGGGCGGCCGATGTCTCCACAGCTTGCAATTTATTACTTAGTGCTGCCACTTTATTTGCTAAAGATATCTACAAAGGTTTTTTAAAACCTGATACTGATGATCTTACGCTTCAAAAAATTATGCGTTACGCTGTATTAGCGGTCGGCATCTTCACTTTTGGCATTGCTTTATCAGTTTCAGGCATAATCCCCACTATCATGGCCGGGCTAAGTCTAACCGCTGCCTTTAGCGTAATTGTCTTGGTAGCACTGTTCGCCCCAGAAAAAACCTCAATTAACGCCGGTTTTTATACCTTACTAGTTGGGCTGATTGTCCTTGTAGTTTGGCAAACTGTCCCTAGTGTGCGCTTATTACCTCATGTTATTTATGCTGAATGGTTGTTTTGCTCCATAACCTATGCAGTCGTAGCCAAATTCGATACAGTCAAAGCCAATAAAGGCGCAGAACTATTAGCTACTGATAATATCGAATAATCCCCTGTGAAATTCCCATAAATAAACGAACTCCAAACGCGGTTTCTAACTCTTTAGTGCAGATAGGCTCTTCCCCAAACCATTCTCCAGCTTATAATCGCTGCTAATGGTAAATGGCAACGGGTGTCAAAAAAACTTTTTTATTATATTTCTAATGATTTCTCATAATTCATTAAATCTAAAACTCAATATGTTGCCTTCACAAACATCATATGTGTTGGTCATTGCGTGCCCCTTAAAAACACCTTTCCTTCGCTATAATGGGTCTTAAAAAATCTTATTATCGCGAAAAAGGTGTTTTTTGTATAGGTGAATTTCAAATAAAGTGCAACACCATCATCAGTTGGCGGTATTTCGCATATTTCAGCTACGCAACAGTCTTACGACACCTAATGAGAAAAACAAGAGGAATAATCATAAGATTACTCCTCTTGTTGACTTTTTTCCCAACCTAGTTTTAGCATGTGGGCCACTAATTTAGCAGTATTGCGCGCATCATCTAACGCTGTATGCCAAGTTCCAGCTAATTCAATTTGTTGGGCATCCAAAGCATTTTTTAAAGATAACCGCCGTTCAGCATTGAAAAAGCTTTGATATTCTCTTGATAAATCCACATAATCTGCATATTGAATGGGGTTTTCCAAGCCATAGCGTTGACAAGCTTCTTTTATTACATGCCAATCAGCATCCCCCCAAGCCACAAAGTAATTATTATTAGGCTCATATACAGTTTTAAGCTCTTCTAACATTTCTTCATACTTAATCCCCTTATCTAGATCAGCTTTAGTAATCATCGAAAATTCTTGAGCTTGTTTAGCTTGTTTTGGGAAAAAGGACGGTTTCACAAAAGCTTGCGCTTCTGTAATTACAGTATGTTGGCGACCATCTAATTTCACCAACCCATATTCCAATATTTCCGAGAAAAACCCTCGGGGACGTCCCACTCGTTTTGTATACATGGTGAATTCAAAATCCACCACTAAAAAATCTCGCATTTGCAACCTCTTTTCTGGCTCCGAACTTTGCTTAAGCCTAAAATTTGACAATCAGACTATTTAATTATAGTATAGTATATATTTTTTAACAATAACAAAGGACTTTTTTATTATGAATGCAACAACAAAAGGAATCTTTCTAGCTACTTTATCTGCCATCGGTTTCGCAACCTTACCAATATTTGTAAAATTAGCTTACGCGCAAAATATTTCTACAGGCAGTATTCTTTTTTTTCGTTTTTTTCTTTCTTCCTGCCTAATATTCGCCTATATTACCTATAGAAAAATCTCTTTAAAACTCCCGCGTGAGAAGATCTTACCAATTCTAGCCTTAGGGGCTATCGGTTTTGCCATTTGCTCCCTATCGTTTACCCTCGCCAGCAAATATCTGTCCGCTTCTTTGGTAGCCATTATTTTCCAAATTTACCCAGCCATTGTCGCTATTATTGCTTTTATTTGCGGCCTAGAAAAAATAACCCTACCGCTGCTCTTAGCTTTTGCCAGTTGCTTTTTAGGTTTAAGCCTAGTTATCGGTCTTGATTTTACGTCTTTAAACTACTTAGGTTTATTCTGGGCACTTTTTAGCGGCATAAGTTATGCAATCTATATAACTTTAAGCAACAAAATTTCCCGAGAAATACCCTCACTAGTTTTAACCTTCTATGTGTGTGCAAGTGCTACTGTTGTATTTTTATTCACAAGCAGTATGCAAACAGGTTTTGATCTAAGCCTAACTTTTTCAGGATTTTTGACCTTATTGGCAATGTCGATATTTTCAACAATTGTTGGTATTTTAGGCTTTATTGCCGCGTTGAAATATATCTCTCCCACCCACACTTGTATTGTAAGCACCTCAGAACCAGTCTTTACCGTTCTAATCGCTATCCCCTTACTTCAAGAATCTCTAACCAGTAGTCAGGTTTATGGTGCTAGCTTGGTAATTTTTAGTATTCTCGCTCTAGAATTGAAAAAGCCGTTAAAAACAACAAAAAAACACCAGTGATGCACAACTGCACCCCTGGAGTTTTTTGATTATTGTTATAAGATTTTTGATAAAAAACCTTGTGTCCGCTCTTCTTTAGCCTGGCTAAAAATTTCATCAGGAGTCCCGGTTTCCACAATTCGCCCTTCATCCATAAAAATTACTCGATCGCCCACCTCTCTGGCAAAACCCATCTCATGAGTTACTACTACCATGGTCATGCCAGTTTTTGCTAAATCTTTCATTACATCTAGTACCTCTTTAACCATCTCTGGGTCTAAGGCCGAAGTTGGCTCATCAAACAACATTACTTTCGGCTGCATAGCTAAAGCTCTAGCTATAGCTACTCTTTGCTGTTGCCCGCCACTAAGATTTTCTGGATAGGCATGGACCTTGTCGCCTAAACCAACCTTATCTAATAGCTCCATTGCTACCTGTTCCGCTTGTTTAACATTAATATTTTTTACTTTTAAAGGTGCCAACATAATATTTTGAAGCACCGTCATATGGGGAAACAAATTAAATCTTTGAAAAACCATGCCTACTTCTTTGCGAATAGCATTAATTGTTTCATTATTTTCTACGGCAATATTATCAATTACAATAGTCCCCGATGTTGGTTCTTCTAAATAATTCAAACACCGCAAAAACGTACTTTTTCCTGAACCGCTGGGGCCAATTACTACCACAACTTCATTTTGGGCTATTTCAATACTCACATCTTTCAGAACATGCAAACTGCCAAATTTTTTATTTAATTTATCAACTTTTATCATTTTATATTGTACCTCCGCTCTAAAGCATCCACCAAGCGTGAAATTGCAAAAGTCATAATTAAATAAATAAAAGCTACAGTTAACCAGATTTCAAAAGAAGAATAGGTACGAGCAATTATCAACTGTCCGCGTCTAGTTAACTCTTCAAATCCAATAACTGATACTAAGGAAGAATCTTTTAACATTGCAATAAATTCATTGCCTAACGGCGGAATAACCCTTTTAAAGGCTTGGGGAACGATAATATAACGCATGGTTTGCATCCAAGTCATCCCTAAAGAACGGCCCGCTTCCATCTGTCCTTTGTCAATAGATTGAATGCCCCCACGAAAAATTTCAGCGACATAGGCCCCACTATTTATCGAACAAGCAGAAATCGCAGCTATAAACGGATCGATTCTTTGGCCTGTAAGCATGGGCAAGGCAAAATAAATTAGAAAGATTTGCACCAATAATGGTGTACCACGAATAAAATCCACATAAATTCTGGCTAAAGCTCTACAAAAAACAAAGTCAGATAATCTGGCTATACCAACTATTAAGCCGATTAACATCCCAAATCCTACACTAAGGGCAGTTATTTGAATTGTTATCCCAGCACCTTGTAATAACAAAGGAAATGCTTCCATTATCACTTTAAAATCAAATGACATCTTAGCTATACCTACCTTTTATAATTATACTAAACTATCTCTATATTATAACATGTACACTTGTACATTACAATAATTACAAAATAGGCAAAATAAAATTTCGGGATAGCGAACTATCCCGAAATATATTTTCTTACCAAAAATAACCTAGCTGACCTGGTTTTTGCCCCCACACTCGCCTGCTGGAGTTTTCGCTACTACGCTTGCTTGCCACCTCACTACTCACACTCTCGATTTTCTCGGCAGGACTTACTTCTAAGCCGCACCATGCTCACAACACTTTTGGTTGCTTACGTGGATCCTTTTGCCTGCGACTGGCTTGGATTTGCAACCACAGACCTAAGTCATTTGGATAACAAATATTATATAATTTTCCTAGTCATTTTGCAAGTACTCAATTATCTTTTTGCATTGATATTATAACCAGTATTTGCACTTTGCGCATAAACATCATAGACACTACTAATAGTCTTACGTTGTTCAATTTGGCGCATTAAAAATTTAACTCTATTTAATAATGTTTTTTCGGCAACTAATAACTCTTGCTTCAAATCTTCATAGGCACCACTACCTACATAGTTATCTGGATCAGGTGCTACCGCAATAAAAGCAATTACTTTATCACGTTGCTCCAATAAATCTGCAAACATATCAAAATGTTTTGTGTTTGCAAAATCTTCCAATTCCCGCGTCAAAAAAGCATAATCGGCAAACAATTGCTTTTTGGTCTTATCACTCAAATTCTCACTTCCCAAAATCAACTGTGCCTGCAACCGCACTTGCAGCTGGTTGTCCAATTCCTTTGGCAATTTTCATTGCCTCAAACCAAGCCTCACGCAACTCTTGCAGAACTAGCAAAGCATTTTCGAAGTGAATTTTTTCATGCTTAAAAACACCTTGCCGCAGTTCATATTCAATATAATCATAAAGTTTTAGATAGCCTTCTGCCAGTTCTGGATTAACATCAACTTTTAATGTGCAAACAAATTCCCGAATAATATTTTGGGCTTTAATACTAGCCTCATTAATATCTTTAGGAGCAATATTATTTTCAATACCCATAATCGCTTCCTTGGTAAAGCGGATGGCCCCATCATATAGCATCAAAGTTAGCCTTTCCGGGGGCATGGTATTAATTTGTTGATTTTTGTAAGCACCTACACCAGTATTATTAATCACGTATATTCCTCCAAAGTTACCTTGAATTTTCTTTAAATTCTATTTCTGTTGGTTACTACAATCTACTTAAGAAGAAGTCCCTCCAAATAAACTACTAGTTTGATTTTGAATTTTTTGTAATGCTTTTTCCATTTGAGCATATTGCTTGTAGTAATAATCTTCTTTAGTCGATATCTGTTTTTCCAATAATGTCATCTTATTTTTATAGCTATTAATTTGCTTACCGAGAATACTGGTAACCTCGGTACTACTATACTGTAAGACCCCAGCCTTATCGTCAATTTTTTCCATGCTACTGGTCATCAAATCGTATAATTTAGCTGCAACTCCTGCCCGACCCTCTTTCTTATCGCCTGTCCCCGAAAAGATTTTGGCAACAGCCGTAGGATCTTCTGCTAGAGCTGTTTTTAGCTTATCTTCATCTAAATATAATTTGCCGCCTTCTTTCCAGTTACTACCTGTGGAAATTCCGATTGCCGCAGCATTTTTATATTTACCATCTATGCCCTCAATACTAGTTATCATAATATTGCGCATACTGCTCGTTAGCCCAGTTAAGATATCATCATTTTTAAGCAAACCACTTTTAGCCAGTTTTTCCCATTTTTCAACTTGAGTTTCACTAAGTTTGCTTTCTTCATCTTCAGTAAGTGGCTTATAGGTGCGATATTTAGTTTCATTAGCTTTGTCAGTTGTATAAGTTAATAAAGAATTATACAACTCAACAAAGGATTTCATGTTAGCAACAATCTTATCCACATCTTGCTCTACCGTAACATTCGCTTCGCCCAAACCAGTCAAATTATAGGTAATTCCAGCAATGGAAAAGGAGTTACTAGCCTGTTCTAAGTCCGTCACACCATCTAAATCAAAAATTGCATTTTGCCCTTGCGTCCGTGCTGGCAACTTATCGCCGCCATCGGTACCCAATTTCAACCCCTGCTTAAGGAATTTTAAGCCTGCGGCATCAGTACCGGTAAAATCAACTTTTTTGCCATCCTTGCCGACAATCGTAAAGGTATCCGCGACTTCATCATAGCTAGCGGTAACTCCAGCATCAGAGCCATTAATTGTACTAAGCATATTTTGCATGTTTTTGCTAGCATCTAAAGTTATTTCTTTACCATTGATACTAATTTTAAAAGTCTTAGAATCACCGGTAAACTCTGGCAATACATCCTTGCCGGCAAACTGTGTCAGCAAAGTAGTTTTAGTGCCAGAACCTAGTTTTTCACTACTACTATCTTGATAATTATAGTTCATCTTTAACGCATTGGTTAAAAATTTCATGCCCGCATCACTAGTTCCAGTAAAATCAATTACCCCTTCAGAGCCAGTTTTTTCACTAATCAGAAATACTCGATCCATCGTCACATCATAAGTAGTCTTAACCCCTGCTCCCGCTGAATTGATATTAGATAATAATTGATTTAAGCTAGCGGTTGGATCAACTTTGATTTCTTTCCCATTAACAGTTATCGAAAATTCACTCGACAAACTTACATCCGTAGCATTAGCAAACTGAGTTTTCAAGGTGGTTTTGTTTTCAGCCGAAGCCATTTTTTCCGAACTACCTACACTCGCAGCTTTAGCCAATTGTTTAACCTTTAGTGTATGTGGTACATTAAGAGCATCCGAATTAGCCTTTGCTGTAACTACTTCTTTATTACTAGTATTAGAATTAACCGGGCTAACCGTAGCACTCAACTTGTACTCCGTCATTTTCGCTCTAAATTCCGCTTCTTTAGTATAAATAGTTTTATACTCATCTTTCTTCCACTCAGCAGTAGTCTTATTCTTATATTCCTTATCATAACGGTCTTGATAAGGTTGAACCATGGATTTTACAATATTTTCCACGTCCATCCCCGAAACTAAACCGACATTTCTTACCGTCATTGCACTTCCTCCTTTTAGGCTTTTTTATCCACTATCATCCCTACATAATCCTTAATTCTTGCTACCATATCTAAAAATTCTTTCGAAGGGAAAGTTTTCAAAACACGATTAGCCTTACCATCTACTAAGTTAACCATAAGGCGATTAGTATCTTCATGTACATCAAATTTTAAATCAGGGTTAGTCATTGCTAAAAATTGACTCATCATCTTACTCATGTTTATCAAATCATCTTTACTAACCTGTTTTTCTGGTGCTGCTTGGGTATTGTTCTTACTCTGTTC from Succinispira mobilis DSM 6222 includes:
- a CDS encoding amino acid ABC transporter permease; protein product: MSFDFKVIMEAFPLLLQGAGITIQITALSVGFGMLIGLIVGIARLSDFVFCRALARIYVDFIRGTPLLVQIFLIYFALPMLTGQRIDPFIAAISACSINSGAYVAEIFRGGIQSIDKGQMEAGRSLGMTWMQTMRYIIVPQAFKRVIPPLGNEFIAMLKDSSLVSVIGFEELTRRGQLIIARTYSSFEIWLTVAFIYLIMTFAISRLVDALERRYNIK
- a CDS encoding FAD-dependent oxidoreductase, with protein sequence MKILVVGGVAGGAGVCARLRRNSEQFQIIMFEKGEYISFANCGLPYYIGDVITDKCALQIQTPQGFGKRFNVDVRTFSEVVELDTTLKRVKVYNHQTQVEYWESYDKLILSPGAKPITPKFAGADLAHVFTLRNIPDTYKIKEFTDKQKTGTAVVIGGGYIGIEMAENLQHLGYQVQIVEANTHLIASIDLEVAAHLQNYLRERGLKLFLKSRVTEITPEFVCLENGEKIAADLVIMSIGVQADTGFLKNSGVALNALGQIIVDANLRTNVQDVYALGDAVEHLCFTGAKRNIPLASPANRQARLLADIICGSKQQYPGSQGTAILKAFDLVVAVTGESEESLQQNKINYLKSYTYSANHARYYPGASTMFIKLLYTPTGVVLGAQIVGGTGVDKRIDVLASAVRHQLTVQELTELELAYAPPFNSAKDPVNMAGYVAENVLLGKSKFFYPEDLARVQTTDILLDVRSKSEYQQGHLSAAINIPLDDLRGRIAELEPHKKIFIYCAVGLRGYIAQRILQQNGFIETYNLSGGYELYSVLASNK
- a CDS encoding DEAD/DEAH box helicase, translating into MQKTFTDLKVDTRIVEILQTQGIKQATPVQEKVIPVLFTGRDVLVQAQTGTGKTLAFVIPALKKIDTSKPYLQVLILTPTRELSLQIYQEIKKLVIGTEIRVANVCGGRDKNSQETKLKNVVHIIVGTPGRIQDHLRSKNTNLGAIKFFVLDEVDEMLQRGFLEDINLVVDNLPKERQNMMCSATLPDIVKQLAKKIMLNPYVVSLSEENPTVENIRQIAIKVAGENKKGLLLNLIERLNPYLLMIFCISKEVVKEIEGFLAAKGLEVEAIHGELSQSKRNQVMKKFQEAKIQILVASELVARGMDIQGVTHVINYDIPHNTNMYIHRIGRTGRASADGVAVTLYTHDDVKWLTAIEKALGYKIEKQNHAGETMSSRKKNDRQVKRGKSSVRENKRGKKNVLAKNSSSSRKQNKSN
- a CDS encoding DMT family transporter — translated: MNATTKGIFLATLSAIGFATLPIFVKLAYAQNISTGSILFFRFFLSSCLIFAYITYRKISLKLPREKILPILALGAIGFAICSLSFTLASKYLSASLVAIIFQIYPAIVAIIAFICGLEKITLPLLLAFASCFLGLSLVIGLDFTSLNYLGLFWALFSGISYAIYITLSNKISREIPSLVLTFYVCASATVVFLFTSSMQTGFDLSLTFSGFLTLLAMSIFSTIVGILGFIAALKYISPTHTCIVSTSEPVFTVLIAIPLLQESLTSSQVYGASLVIFSILALELKKPLKTTKKHQ
- a CDS encoding cytidine deaminase, with product MKTLLKQAIQVRENAYAPYSKFKVGAAVRGKSGQIYLGCNVENASYGLTSCAERNAIFQAIAQGEQNLSEILVVADTQEPVVPCGACRQVMQEFGIKTVYRSNLAGTVVQHKLSELLPIGFKSTDMEV
- a CDS encoding amino acid ABC transporter ATP-binding protein, whose product is MIKVDKLNKKFGSLHVLKDVSIEIAQNEVVVVIGPSGSGKSTFLRCLNYLEEPTSGTIVIDNIAVENNETINAIRKEVGMVFQRFNLFPHMTVLQNIMLAPLKVKNINVKQAEQVAMELLDKVGLGDKVHAYPENLSGGQQQRVAIARALAMQPKVMLFDEPTSALDPEMVKEVLDVMKDLAKTGMTMVVVTHEMGFAREVGDRVIFMDEGRIVETGTPDEIFSQAKEERTQGFLSKIL
- a CDS encoding exonuclease domain-containing protein yields the protein MRDFLVVDFEFTMYTKRVGRPRGFFSEILEYGLVKLDGRQHTVITEAQAFVKPSFFPKQAKQAQEFSMITKADLDKGIKYEEMLEELKTVYEPNNNYFVAWGDADWHVIKEACQRYGLENPIQYADYVDLSREYQSFFNAERRLSLKNALDAQQIELAGTWHTALDDARNTAKLVAHMLKLGWEKSQQEE
- the ybeY gene encoding rRNA maturation RNase YbeY, with product MKVIINNEQDKIEYDLVMEQLVKSVLEQAAAVYELDKACEVGITLVDNAEIRQINAEYRQIDSATDVLSFALDEGEEFPVLPGEEHLLGDIIVSLERAQEQALEYGHSLERELAYLLIHGFLHLLGYDHMQEADKKVMREQEERVLAKLAIYR
- a CDS encoding sodium:solute symporter family protein, which encodes MSLPLLIILVYIVLLFAISFWAKKRSSGCAENYSLAGRQLSTPLIAVSIIGLAVGGASTIGVSEHAFRVGISAGWYTIAWGIGAITMGVLLAKKYRQQNITTISELIEKHHDKKAVVLGVICQIVIQMVIISLQYIAGGSILHALLPEIFDLKTGMIVSAIVFIGITFIGGMWSASLSNILNIVLIYGGITLATFTQTNNLGGLQNITLALPQNVPWFDPIAGVGLKGIFSWIVVMVTVNLSLQSIIQISLGAKDEATSKKGFIIGGILMIPIGFMAALLGVCAKAVHPELTPAVALPQVIMQLEPLLAGITLAALWAADVSTACNLLLSAATLFAKDIYKGFLKPDTDDLTLQKIMRYAVLAVGIFTFGIALSVSGIIPTIMAGLSLTAAFSVIVLVALFAPEKTSINAGFYTLLVGLIVLVVWQTVPSVRLLPHVIYAEWLFCSITYAVVAKFDTVKANKGAELLATDNIE